A part of Sulfurifustis variabilis genomic DNA contains:
- a CDS encoding formate dehydrogenase accessory sulfurtransferase FdhD: protein MPGAPHRPRMTQAGRSPTHPVCATDEHGEVRELRIAGEFPLTLKVDGREVVTLMTLGTHPEELALGYLRNQRLIEEIEQIRSVDVDWDRGVVHVETFRGDGVIDWESKLAHRTVTTGCGQGTVFSCTLDKLYDARLPAVSVRQSLVYRLLRELAGDNAVYRQAGAVHGCALCRETEVLVFVEDVGRHNAADAIAGRMWLDRIEGGDKIFYTTGRLTSEIVMKAAHMGIPVLLSRSGITHMGLELAKDLGILMIARAKGEHFLVYHGAERVIYDARPARRPVARAEAG, encoded by the coding sequence ATGCCGGGCGCGCCCCACCGGCCGCGTATGACGCAGGCGGGACGCTCGCCCACCCATCCGGTGTGCGCGACCGACGAGCACGGCGAGGTGCGCGAGCTCCGGATCGCCGGCGAGTTTCCCCTCACGCTCAAGGTGGACGGCCGCGAGGTCGTCACCCTCATGACGCTCGGCACGCACCCCGAGGAGCTCGCGCTCGGGTACCTGCGCAACCAGCGCCTGATCGAGGAGATCGAGCAGATCCGCTCGGTCGACGTCGACTGGGATCGCGGGGTCGTTCACGTCGAGACCTTCCGCGGCGACGGCGTGATCGACTGGGAGAGCAAGCTGGCCCATCGCACCGTCACCACCGGCTGCGGCCAGGGCACCGTCTTCAGCTGCACGCTCGACAAGCTCTACGACGCGCGCCTGCCGGCCGTGAGCGTGCGGCAGTCGCTCGTCTACCGGCTGCTGCGCGAGCTCGCCGGCGACAACGCCGTCTACCGCCAAGCGGGCGCCGTGCACGGCTGCGCGCTCTGCCGCGAGACGGAGGTGCTGGTCTTCGTCGAGGACGTAGGCCGGCACAACGCGGCCGACGCGATCGCGGGCCGGATGTGGCTCGACCGCATCGAGGGCGGGGACAAGATCTTCTACACCACCGGGCGGCTCACCTCCGAGATCGTGATGAAGGCCGCGCACATGGGCATCCCGGTGCTGCTCTCGCGCTCCGGCATCACGCACATGGGGCTGGAGCTCGCGAAGGACCTCGGCATCCTCATGATCGCCCGCGCCAAGGGCGAGCATTTCCTCGTGTACCACGGCGCCGAGCGCGTCATCTACGACGCCCGCCCCGCACGCCGGCCGGTCGCCCGCGCCGAAGCCGGATGA